The following DNA comes from Triticum aestivum cultivar Chinese Spring chromosome 3D, IWGSC CS RefSeq v2.1, whole genome shotgun sequence.
agattccggcaaaatataggccactcggaggtgtaacctgcaaacatgactgccacttgggcaagcacatatcctatttgagcaacacaagatatacatttcaaaatatcttataggactcaaattagcatgcattcaataagcaaaagtaaatcatctcatgcgtccgtacatcgtcgaatattatcactaatacatcccgaatagtatcatacatataacatcactaatacaactaaaaccctagcgcacgacgggtatctgcgcgggcggtggacacccacagagaaggaaccatcataggatcatagctccaacgagatccctggagaacctgccaggtattggagaacctgtgctccaacacaaacaagtagcgacggacatgcgcgtcctcctcattgacacggtgacacaccacccccgcggggtcctcgagcctctggaccatcactggcccacgcgaccgccaccaaagaaggttcgggtcaacgacaggctggctcctcaccaacctacgacccccggtaggtagcgcctcccagtaccaccccggcggagcccagtcccggacatggcccatctggtgacgtaggtgtcctccgccgactcgacgacgaggatgcgggataggcatcatcgacgtcgatgcgggaaaaattgctttaactaaaaaaataacaacaagttcttactaactagttctattaattcaactagttcttactaaaaataaacttactataaataaaaataaactagtacctaattagtacctagttcttactaactaattagtacctaggaactactgccctaattaccatctaatttgatgaacctaggggtggaaagtggtagcggatattccaattatccaacttaaaagtgaaataagtggtcaaattttactcgttttattatgcattacactagtgtttattcatcatctaagaaaacatcatctaagaaaacatcccAGCCGCATCTATATCCGATtcatttccacccatagatgaaccctaactaatttgatgcaactaaaatttgaagaaccctatctaggcagaggtaggggagggggaggagcaggcgtgctcacctcgggtgcctgcggcgagagaggggcaggcggcgtcgaggtcggggctcgggcgcgcggcggagggcggcgtcgaggtcggggtcgggggcggcgtcgaatccggggtcgggggcggcttcgagggtgtgcggagagcgacgggagagcgtgcggcggccgacgggcgacggcgacAGCGGGAGGAGTTTGATTTGGGGCAAGTGGCAGTGGGGAAGAACGACCgcgcggttaagtcagaagtagcagtagtgcGTTCCAGAAAAGGCGCTGATAGCTACGGCGTTTTCCTcgatacacgctactgctattcctttctcttttttccctttttcatttatttttcttcacattttatttttttcctttcacctttttctatttcttttattttcatttacttttctatttgctttccatttaaatttatttcctttagcagtagcgcattgcaccgcacacgcgctactacaaagcaagtagcggtagcgcggttctacgtagatcgctactactatgtgtagcctatcggctaagccatgggaattttagtagcagcgcttttatcttcaggcgcgctactgctacaattgtatctgcagcgcggtttacagcagcgcgctactgctacttagcaccagcgcgcttttttgacacgcgctacagctaaagttctgtgtataaggttttccctagtagtgttggtgCTCATAAATCTTCTCTCACACATTTACTTTACTCTTGAAACATCTTCCATGCAATTCCTTAAACTGTTTCTCACGTAAACTTGCCATGCCAATCACTTTCTTTGACTGTATCATACATAtgccacgtacagtcatcttcacTCATGTTTGCAACAACTGCATTTCATCATGAAAGTATTTGGTATGAGAGTGGCAGTCACATCTAACTACAAAAGAGCCATCTCCATCATATTTCAACAAAAACCAAATACGTGCCACATGATCCTGTGATAGCAACAATGGCTCACACTGCCACATTGAAAGCCAATAGTTGAACTGGAGAATAATGTCCTGGGTATTGCCAAATCTGTAACTAAAAAGTACTCTGATGTTACACAAATATTTAAGAAACTAATAATCATGTAATGAAGACCTTGATGTTCTTCAGTCAATGGCAAAGCTTTAGACTCCGGTGCTCATTGTTGAGCGAGTGAGTGTGCTGCCAAATTTATGCCTTCTGAAGTTTACAAAGTTACCATGGTAAAAAGCAAGAGAACCAACCTACATTTGTTCAAGAATTAAAGCAATTAAATGATTCAGGGCACATGCGAGTATAGCTGCTCTGAAAATGAGTGTCTTCACTGCTACATGTGGAAAGTACTCATTGCACACTGCATTTGGGAAGCTAGCAAGTATGTGATGCAGCTGGCAACATCAGTCAGAGAGACCATTCACCTCTGCTGAATCATTTATTTCAATATAACAACACAACACCTTATTATGCTGAGCATCACCACGCTGACCTAAACTGATCTAAAATTAAATCGAAGTCTTTGTGCATGGTAATGGAGGATTATCCTATACAGATACATTACCTAAATCGTTCGCTGGGCTGCTCAAGCGGCGGTGGTGGCGTACAAACTGTAGAGTTGAGTTGTTGCGTGTGTGCGGGGATTTGATCGGTGGGGCGACCACGACATCGTCAAGCTAAAAAATGTATAACAGGCCCCTAACCGAGAAACAATGGTCATATGATGAAATCAATTAGCAGCATTCAATCACGAAAAGAAAAGGCGTCAGATGGTATCTGCGGTTGCATGAGAGGAAAAAAAGGAAATCCAAGCAGCAGTTGGAGCTCGGGCAGAGACCAAACTTATATCTAATCCGACCGAGCTGGAGTACTGTTTGTGCCTACACATGGACAGGAAAAAAGACCAAGACTTTGATGCCTATGGGTTCTTAAAATTCTCACTGTGAATTGGATGGAGTATATATCTAGTAGGATTAAATTAACTGAATTATTGGTTGTGCAGGATTAATCACTCAACACTCATCGTGGATTGGATGGATGGATATATCAATATCAACTATGCACAACAGAGAAAGGTCCGTTAAAATAAACCATGAAATTACTGAAAAGTTTGTCAATGCTAGTAAACACGTAAGTTCACCACCGGTTAGTGTATGAATTGGTAAAGGCGTAAGGTATGAATATTTGCTAGAGGTACCTTCAAATAGCCAGGCTCCTAAAAAACATATTGCCTCTCTCGCCATGTACATGAGCATGCTTCCTCAAGGCAGCCACATCAACAAAGGTCTTGCCACAGTTGTCATAGCTGCAGGAAGAGGATCTTTGTGGATGGTTCGACCTTGCGCGACTGCGCCTTTGGTTCTTGCTTTTGTTGCCGCTTTCCTTCAGGTCCTGTAGACATCCTATTTGAGCTCATACAGAATATATGTAGTTTGTCCGCAGAAGTCGACATACATTATCCCCGGAAAAAAAATCCACATACAGTATGTAGTTTGGAAAAGAGTTAAGCAACAATATATGTGAAGTAAAAGTGTAAGCAAGATTTATCTTAATAATAAACTATGAAACATTCTCATTCATCACACAACACTACATAGCTGAAACTGGTGTTCACTTCCTCGACCACATACCTGGCGCACATCACCTCCCCTTACTAAAAACTTCATGAAGCACATTAGAAATAAATTAATAGTACAGACTACTTCTCAATTAGGACGTGAGTGACATGTAAAAGTTGTGCCTCCAAAAACTACATGTATCAAAGATCTGTACTAATTCATCTACTCTTGCAAGCACTTAGTACTCACCTAGCATACCTACAGCATCTACATGATCATACAGCAACAGAATTATATAGATATATATGTAAAAAATGTCTACTGTGGGCAAGAGCTATATTTCCTACAGTAAACTGATGAATTGACAAACAGATGAGACCCATCAGATGCTTCAAAAGTACCTGCGCCAAAGTAGGTCCAGGCGACGGCTGATGATCTTACGGCAAAGTCGGCGGAGGTGATGGCAGATTGTCTTGCGGCAAAGTCGACGGAGACGACGGCTGCGAAGTCGACGATACAGTATATTACATTGACGTCAAAACCAATTAATCCACTCCACTAAATACACCTCATAATTCTATTTTGCTAGGTGCATTAGTATATCTATTCATGTGTATGCAATTATGCTAATTGATAACTGAAGAAAGAACAGAATATAAAATTCAAGAGTTACTCCAGCATCATGTCCAAGAATTACTGTAACCAAGTTCAAGCCACCATGTTTAGGTATATGTAGTCAGCAACATTAAATTTCTTGCTTCAATCCTTGGCTAGAcaacaatttttcagaaaaaatataCTGAATCAGGGGCTTGTATGGCTGATTGGCTGAAACATAATGCAAAATACATATTAAAACAGAAAACGTAGTTGGTTTAAAGACTCCAGTGCATATCTTCCAAACTGTAATTGGAAGTAGCAAcatttttcagaaaaaataaagGAACGGAAACAAAGGAAAATCAATTGAATTCATCGATCATCCAGTGGTGTAACAACTACAGTAACATAAAAAACAACTACTGTCCACCATTAAGTTCACAACCAAAGCAGCATGGCTGTTTTTGAGAGGGGTCGAGTCATTACATACCTCTGGTGTAAAATTTGCTCTGTACCAGCCATGTGCTTTTAGAAGCCATCACAAATTGGTTCACATAACAGAAGCTAAACGAAGGTTGCAATTGATCCCTGCTAAACCTGCTGTCTTGAAGCTCCTGCACCACAAAACAAATATCAGTGCACTTTTGTACTAATCCAGACCAAAACAAATCAAAAGAACTATCAGTTTTTCTGGCAAAGAGCAAGGGAACTATCGTAATCCTCCTCTGCCTGCAACCATCGACTTCCTCTGCCTGTAGAAGGCCACACACATAAACACGGACGCACATAAGCACAACACAGATGCCACATACGCCACACCCGGCAGGATATGTTGAGCCGCCGCCTGTGTGATGCGAGAGGAGAGCGGGGTTGGTTGGAGAGAGAGGGAGGTGAGGGCGGCTGCTGAGACCAGGAGTCGCTCTTGGCAGCGTGAGACGGGGAGGCCTCGAGCAGAGGGAGGCGAAGGACACGCGAGGGGACGCGGGGAAGCGATCGACAGCCGGCGGCGATTGGCGTTtgtgcggcggctagggttggcagggGTCAGGGAAAAATCACGCTGGCGGCTCGTTCGACAACCAGGCACGAATCGTTTTTCTCACCAGGCGGTGGCAGAAGCTCTGTAAATTCTGTCCACTCCGATGGCATATGCTTTGACGAGCGAATCGTTATTTCCTTTGACCTCACTTAAACATGAACCGCAGGTTCAATAAACAAAAAATATAAGGACTTTTTCGCAAAATTATCATGACGGTGAACCCACCACACCcaacccgtgctttattattactagcaagcaaaagacccgtgcgttgcaacggagacATTAATTCTATATAAGAGCAACTGTACTGTAATTTCGGTGGCTACAAAGTAGGCTGGGCGGCACGTTGGAGAGCCGTGTGCTAGGCAGCTGTTGTGCTTAATGCGGTGGGCAGCCAACCAGCAGGACAGCACGCCGGAGCCACCGGCAGGGGAGCTGCGCAGGAAGAAAGGCACAAGGGAAGGAGGCAGGCGTGGAGGTGTACGGGGGCGGCTGTGGATACCCACGCCGACAGGAGGCACATGGGGAGCGCCAGGAGGCGCGCGCGGCGGCCGGGACAGGCATGTGCGTTAGCCATTCCTTTGGGGTGGTGCTCGATTTCTTTCACGAGCGGACGAAAGGGAGGGCTGTAGGCAGTTGGCGGCTCTGTACGTCGGAGAACTGCATGTGGAGGTCATCGGAGGCGAGGTCGTCAGGGATGGGATCTCGTGCTCACCGTCGTGCTCGAGCAGGGCATATCGTGGTTGCCGTCCTGCTCGGGGAGAGAAGGACATGCTCGCGGACGGGAGCCCGGATCACCGTGCCTAATCCAACCTGTCCGAACTGCCATTCAGGTGATGGAGCACGCTGAGCTCATAGAGGGAGGGACTGGTGGGTTAGACTCCGATACAAATCAGGCTTGGGAGCGATGGACGCCGGTGCGAGGCGAGACAGTGGAGCCGATCCGCCGTCCACTATACAggtaaaaataaaatatgaatccTTTTGCAACAGAGCGGGCCGAGGCCGGAACACATGTACTGCTGCGGCAGCCCAATACGGGGATAGAAAAAAGCGGACGGGaattttagtaccacctcgaaaaAGAGCGGAATAAAATAacttcaaactgaaagcgtaaattcacggaaagaagcgtattgtgacggtgaacccgagagaatcaatccgtgctttattagcaaaaaagggcccgtgcgttgcaacggggcggCATTCAAATCAATCCATCGAGAACATAAATATCATTTGATCAAAAAAAAAGAACATAAGTGGCTGGGAGCACTTAAGAAATAGTCGTGCTAATATTACACATTTAGTAATTGACTACACACAAGCTTAGAGGCCACAATTTATTCTAAAAGCCTTAGTTTAATTTAGCGATTGAAACATCTATTATCCAATGTGTAAATACAAACAATGATTATATTGCAAAGAATGTATTACTGGTACAATCCAGTAGCTTACTCAATCAAATGTTTGCCACTACTTTCCATCAGTTTTCATTAATCAAATAGTATAGCGTACAAACCCGGCATCAAAAAATAATTCAAATCTCAAGCAAATCTGCTTCACTCTCTCAGTCTTATATAGACTTCCGAGTAATAGAATAGAACAAACTTGGACAAGAAAGAAGGATGAAATTAGTTAATTTGATGTAGCAGCTTCTATAGAGAAGACGATATGGGAAAATAGGAAGaacttgaagaaaaaaattaagTAAGATGCAAGTAACAACAGAAAAGAATTCGTAGCCTCAAGCAAATCTATGTCGCTCACTCAGTCCCAACTCCTCCGTAAAGACTTCCGATGAACATAATAGAACAAACTCACGTGTTTTGCCATGGAACAATGGCTAGTTTCTAGAATTAGTATTTTTTTTTCCTTCCCTTTCCTTATCTCCCGCTCTCCACTAATAATAAAGTGAAACTTCTTATAAAGCCAAATTGCATAGTCTGGcttttgaaaggaaaaaaatacaCTACAACATGAAGTGATGTTTGACACACAACCTGGCAAACAAATAAAGATTAATTTGGTCAAAACTAAGGTCAAATTCTGCCTCACTCCGTAATATTATTCTTCATACACAATTATCTTTTACTCTAATGTGTTAATGCACAACACTTAAGAAATGACTTACACAACAACAGAACCATTAATAGTGATAGCAGAAGACCTTCATTCAGTATTAAATATATGTGCACAATGATCATGTCACAAACATGCAGAAGATTGCTTGAGAAACTACATGTTGTAGATATTCCCACCACTTTTTTGGATTTGCAAAGATTCATCTATATTTAAATAGTTTAAAAATTCAAATTAACACTTCTGAAATAAAAAGTCATTTTCATAAGATCTAGAAATCTAAGCTTTACACAAAGAGAAGTAACATAATTTGATATATAGGTGAAGAAATTTTGCTGGAACTATCACATTGCATCAGATGATTATACTGTGAGCAAAGTATGTAATATACTACTTACTACTGCTTGAACTTTGTGGCCATTGAGAAATATAAGCAGAGTTAAGTGCAGTTACAtgtaaaatgcccgtgcgttgcaacgggagaaaaacatATAATGAATACGCAAACGGAGAAACAATATATCTAAATCTCATACTAAAACGTGGAAATATGATGTAACTTACAAAGCTTATTTTTCCGATTATCCCAAAATTAGTACCTGAATAACACATTGAATAAGGGCAACAGGTCATAGAGAAGTCAAATGAAAAACAAACTGAATTTCCTGGCCTTAATACATTGCATGGAGCTCCTTAAGAATCAGAGGGCCCTAATGTCTCATTTCCTGGATCTCCTGCAAGGCTGCAACAATCAATAGAGGCTTTTGCTTCTCTTATAGTATTGTAGTAGTCACGATAGCAGCGAAGACCACTGTGACACTAATATTATTATATCAGCCAAGATTTTAAGATTAGACAAAAAAAGTACCTTCGGTTATTGAAGGCACAAATTATTAGTTTTGGGAATCCTTGGATTGAGAATTATATTTGTGGCCCATTGATCATGTGGATGGAATAAGATGGACATGACACACACTGAAGTAATTCTCAGGTAAATTTTGGGTAAAAAATAACTCTTAATCTTCATATAAATTAGATAGAAGGAAATATCATGAAGATGTATGCAGAATTGCAAACATATGTTCTCACTTAGCAAAATAAGCAATGCAATTCGAAGTCAACATTGGTGTCCGCCCATATTGTAGTATAACAGATAAAGTAATTCGTCTCATGTTCTAGTATTGAAAATAAAGTAATCTTCAGAACTGATGTACCGCCCTTATCCCACGAACTGCATTTGACAAGATAATTAGTAAAAGAACCTAGCAGATTCTTTCTGGTGAAATAAAATATATTTGCATGCTTAGACGTGTATTGAACCCTGCATGTTTAATTCAATCGTGCATCATGTTTTCTGCTAACCCTGCTACATCCCTTGTCAAAGTTTCGACTTTATTAAATCGTCAGGAAAGTAGTTTAAACTCTAAAAGAGGACAGGAAGTACCACTGTTTCCACCAAAACATTAATATACGTTAGGCATAATTACGCATAAAAGGGTGAGAAAAATGGTTTCTTGTTCACTATAAAATATGAGCCTGAAAACCATTAGAGTACCAGGTTTGTGGTTTTTGACATTCAACTCCCCTTAAACATTCTGGTGCTTCTGTTCTGCTAACTGTACATGCTTTGTTTCTGTATCAGTACTGTTACATCTGTACCATGTGACATGCTTTCAGTGTTCtgatgtttctcctatcctcaagTTTATTAGTAAATTTTATTTGTACTAATAGACCCAGCAGTCATAAAAAAACTGAAAGATTGAAAGACACGTATAAAGATGATCTTATAAAACTTGTTCAAAGTTTTCCTCATGGCATCATTTTCTCTTAACTCGGTAAAATACGTTTCCAGTTGTACACATATGGTGCCAGCAGTGTGAATACTTTAAGACGGAATGATAAAATCACAAGTGCTGCAACATTTAATCCTACAAAAACAATTCAAGACATGTTTGTACTGAATATGTTGGATGTCAATACCAAGAGCATACCAATTTATCAAGAAGGGTGGTGAATTGTGAGCAGAACACGCTAGAAAGACAAAGCCTTTAAGATGTCCCTTTGAACATGAGATGCGGATCGTTTGTATTTACTGAATAGGTTCTGCTCCTGCCATTTACCTAACAAATGATTCAAGTTCCCCAGTTGCATCTAATTTTTTTAAGTAAAGATGTCAGATGTTAAGTTACTCACAGGGAATACAAATCTGCATCTCAAGCTCAAAGGTGCGGCACACAAGATTTCGTTCACTCATAGTCACACAATTTTTACAGAATTCATACAAACAATTGGTCGAATGGCACGCTCATTGAACGAGGCATTATCAAACACAATCATAAGCACAGAAGAAACTCACCTACATCTATCTCTGTGAACCAGCAAAGACATCCAAAATCCCACAACAATTCCAACATATTGCCCAATGCCATGCAGCAGCCATAAAATCCCAGTCACACATATGCAGATCCACAATTGTAATTAGCGTTCATGATCCAGGGGTCAGTGGAGAAACATCCCTGTCACATACTTCCGGAGTAGTCATTAGAGTAAATCAGTAAATCTCTTTGAATTAATTGCATACATACCTGGCCTTCGTCTCTGATTGATGCGCAGGATGCACCTTGGCTGTGTCCCGGACCACCACCTCCTCGCTCTTCACCTCTGGTCCACGGACGGCCTCAACGCCAAGGAGTTCGCGCTGCTCCGCTCCATCGTGGCCGCGCGCGCGCCCAGCAGGCTGCTTGTGGTCGGCCTCTCGCCGCAGCTCCTCGCGCTCGCCGCGGTCAACTCCGGGCAGGGCGCTGCCACCGCCTCCGACAGCGCCGAGGACGCGCGGGGCGTGCTCGTTGGGCGTGGCCCCAGCAGCTCGGCGGCCGTCCATGTTTCAAGGTACCCTGACCCGGCCGGGGAGGCGTGGGCAATGCTGCGGCGCGCGAGGTCGAGCCCGGTGTGCCGGCGCCCGACGGGGACGGTGCGCAAGTTGGGCTGCCGGCTGGTGCTGACCTCCTTGCCGCGGGAGGTGCTCGACGCGAGGTGGGACGTGGTCGTCGTCGACGGGCCGAGCGGGGCAGGTCCCGGGGAGCCGGGGAGGATGGGTGCCATATACACCACGGCCGCGCGCGTGACGGGGGGCGAAGCGGTGGACGTGACGGTGCACGAGATGAACCGGACGAAGGGAAGATCTGACGCCACCGCCAATATTCTCCACCCAGCGGCGCCATGGATGCCGACCGACGAGCGCCTCATCGCGGCTGCTGGCCGACGAGGACAGGGGAGCTCAGGTGCTGGGATGGAGACGCACCTACAGGGGGGCCGGGGACGCCGGAGGCGGAGGAGAGGCCGAGAGGGCCAGAGGCGGAGGGGAGAGCCGGACGGCCGACGAGTTCGCCAACgagagccccgccggagccgtccCCCCTTCGACCTTCTCTGCTCGGCGGCGCAGCTCACGCGCGTATCCATGATGGCGTCCACGATGTTCGATCGGCATGGTTCAGCGGTCTCTCAGATCTCGCTACTTATAGGTGTGCCACTCCTATCCCGATGGCTACGGAGGTGACGGAGTCTCCGAAACGTTTTAAGGAAATTTTAGCGAGAAGTTTGGGCATGTAAAACATATGGTACCACTTCGTGTATATGTTTTTAATTCAAAATGAAAGCGTAAACTtatgggaagaagcgtattgtgacggtgaactcgacaaagtcaatccgtgctttattattaaatAATTAGGGAagaattattattatattatactaatacaaatgcccgtgcgttgcaaaggGCGAAAAAAGTTTGAACATACTCCACGTGGCATTGCACAACACTTCTTATACCCTAATGGCATTTGTCGGGGCCTAATTCAGATCCACGGTCTCATCCCATGAAAGAGTAGTTGTGCATGAAACAATCTTTCAGgctaattttttttccttttcaaaaaaaacaccCTTTTTAAGGgagtaaattgcagaaaaccaccagttTGAGGGCTAGGTTAGCAGAAATCACTACGTTACAGTTTCTTGGCAAAAAACACCAACTCTCTCGTAAACAATTTGCAAATACCACTAATCGGCGGATCGGGCACCGATAagtggatttatgacaggtggggcgcggttttgtgacacccaaaattttatttggctttttcaaaacttttccttgttttgagggaggtgatttgaacttttcttctaaaagaactctccctctcaacatattttcttttatgactagtgcttcatttttggattcactcaaaacttgattttggtcttggaggttttcctctttattttggactcaaaccaaaatgtttttctcttggaaaaatgccttttgaaaatttctttgaaaaaggccctatagcttttggaatgatcctttgccactttcaaaaattcctcttgccatgacccaagggtAAATTCCCTCCCTTAAACctctcctcacctttggatcatgatttgcatcaaatccagcaagttgaacctccccatatgtttattttccatttaaatctcatcaaaacaatttctgccttctactttgatccttggaggttttcaaaggagctaccatttctgttttgatttttgcccccaaaccaattgcccttcctagtcctttgaaccctcaaccaagatccatgaagatccactggtcttcagttcaaatttttcaaactatacttgctgcaagtttggaccagatttgccaaatttgatgaaattcattcaaatccttctccaaaaattctgagaaaaatcaggcagcctctgggtgcattgagaggtcacctcaccaagtcccagccccaagaaaatttttcttcatgccaaatcattctgtcaaacacctgcagagcattgtcaatgtcaagttcagagattcagaaatgcagttcagtgatctactgtcgttttcttcagaaactgttgtcgatctcgacagtgccgcgttggcgccttgctccccgtcccctcccccttgtccctgcaccgcacaAGCGCCTGGAcgtttgcggacgtcggcgacgtgctggaggaggtgcgcaccccgtgaccgacgccagcggcggctttgcggccgccagagagaggcgcggcgcagacggcgccacccagcgccgcccaagccaccggagatcgccgcgtggccacccactccccagaacgcgctgccactctcgtcgtgaaccgctgggcgcggagcgcgctctctgccgccgtcgtgcccgtgcggccaccccaccatggaccagcgccattacgccaagcccgacccagtttagcagtggaacggcaccagtaaacctccctgatgctgcctggccactcaaaccccctgctcaaccactgcctcgccgtaatcgctcgccggagatttcccgttcacggccgccccctcgatccgcctataaatagaggccccgagcttcaactcgaacccacaccacctctgcactccacctagaccacaccaagccactggaagagccccgagggagccttcttccccgactccggccgccgcgacccgccacgggatccagctcgattcgctcccgtgcgtgcacctctgcctcccatctcttgccagtagctctctagtgcatccctccttctgacctgcgcttcaattcgaagtttgcagcacccaccggagttctccaccatcacccgagccgccgtccgccggagaaagtgtcgctgtcgacgtggtgctctccgtcggtcgagtccaccacccaccaacgcggaaggacacgctgaagctcttggtacactccgatctccctgtctcgccgtggttcgacgccggcgaccaccgcagtcttcgggcgccggcgaactttttaaacctgacatgtggaccccccctgtcagccactattctcttctccctcgaaacgttttctgttggcgccttcgggcaaatacgtcttcCCTTTGAGCTGGcacgtttctttccgaagcgttttttgttttctcagttaagcccctggaacttctctgtttcattacagatgagtccctggacagaaacctttataactttttaataaaaagtgatttttgagtgattctttttttgtcagtcttgtatttttgtctagttttttatgggatttatttggaaattttttggaacaacttttatgcacgcgttggttttcacgttagtatgcttcttcgctataccgtaggttccggaagaggtgacggagccgcgaacttcgccgagctagactccgacttctccgaaccaggcaagcatgtttgaatctttgatatgataggtgttttgcatgtttgcgtgagaggttgtgcgtggcatctgagtgtcggtgagtacctcgttgcttgtgaggcaactaccggcatgttccaaagttgcgatgatctctggtgagagatggcctaatcatgtggtgacatga
Coding sequences within:
- the LOC123077352 gene encoding uncharacterized protein: MCVRVYVCGLLQAEEVDGCRQRRITIVPLLFARKTDSSFDLFWSGLVQKCTDICFVVQELQDSRFSRDQLQPSFSFCYVNQFVMASKSTWLVQSKFYTRAVVSVDFAARQSAITSADFAVRSSAVAWTYFGAGPEGKRQQKQEPKAQSRKVEPSTKILFLQL
- the LOC123076139 gene encoding probable methyltransferase At1g27930; amino-acid sequence: MRRMHLGCVPDHHLLALHLWSTDGLNAKEFALLRSIVAARAPSRLLVVGLSPQLLALAAVNSGQGAATASDSAEDARGVLVGRGPSSSAAVHVSRYPDPAGEAWAMLRRARSSPVCRRPTGTVRKLGCRLVLTSLPREVLDARWDVVVVDGPSGAGPGEPGRMGAIYTTAARVTGGEAVDVTVHEMNRTKGRSDATANILHPAAPWMPTDERLIAAAGRRGQGSSGAGMETHLQGGRGRRRRRRGREGQRRRGEPDGRRVRQREPRRSRPPFDLLCSAAQLTRVSMMASTMFDRHGSAVSQISLLIGVPLLSRWLRR